The proteins below come from a single Chitinophaga pinensis DSM 2588 genomic window:
- a CDS encoding SusC/RagA family TonB-linked outer membrane protein produces the protein MKRHVYRTFACCWLLLLLFASAAFAQTKITGKVTDEASGNPLPGVTVAVKNSGKGTATDPAGNFSVTAKKGETLVFSFVGYTQQEFVLGEATTVNIVLSEKVGSLDEVVVTGYATQKKKDLTGAVSVVNVDQISRQPTAQVSNQLQGQVSGITVLGSGQPGQEPQVRIRGVNTFGNNTPLYVIDGVPTQNIADLNPNDVASMQVLKDAGSASIYGARAANGVVIVTTKRGKADGKVRVTYDGYYGTQRPKGGNVWDILNSQEMADLKWMALKNTNPNVVYNDGLYGTGATPRLPDYIAPGGLMEGDPNVNPSKYFVDPNYKTPADLDKFYRITRANKQGTDWFHEIFKPASITSHNISVGGGGEQGAYFLSFNYFDQKGTLQNTYLKRYSIRSNSYYNVSKHVRIGENMAFSVIDNPRITALTEGSGIGMAFREQPIIPVHDINGNFAGSFSTNGAQLGNARNPVAIQDRTRDNRGLINRLLGSVYGEVDFLKYFTFRTTFGGEIYSGYTHSFTYPEYENAENNKVNSYTETSINSRNYTWTNALTYAQTINSIHNIKVVAGTEAYDNRDRFLTATTQNYFSFDPDFTNLGSGTGTMNHSSTNGTDGLFSIFGRLDYSLMDKYLLGAVVRRDGSSRFGANYRYGWFPAVSAGWRISQEAFLKQVSWISDLKIRGGYGVMGNQLNVTPANAFTQYGLNKGSSFYDIGGTSNTINSGFLQTYIGNPNAKWENNINMNIGIDATLFKGKLEINADYYQKRVEDLLFKPELAATAGRPTPPDVNIAEMKNQGIDLGINLVNLNLSKDLILTLGATFTSYSNKIVNVSGDAPYFDLEARRFNGNFIIRNAVDHPISSFYGYKTVGFWNSAQEVATANDNAQKATNNPNAVYQTGIGVGRFRYQDTNGDGIITEADRTFLGNPSPDFSYGLNIELKYKGFDFTAFFYGTQGNEIWNQVRWWTDFYPSFAGAKSKTALYDSWRPDHQNAKAPIQENEGSFSTNTVPNSFLVENGSYLRAKNLMLGYTLPKALLNRVGIEKFRIYVQAANLFTITKYTGIDPEITGSTQAFGLDEGAYPNQRQFLVGVNVGF, from the coding sequence ATGAAGAGACATGTCTACCGCACCTTTGCGTGTTGCTGGTTGTTGTTGTTATTATTTGCCAGCGCCGCATTCGCCCAGACTAAAATTACCGGTAAAGTCACCGACGAGGCTTCCGGTAACCCTTTGCCCGGAGTAACAGTGGCAGTTAAAAATTCAGGTAAGGGTACGGCCACTGACCCTGCTGGTAACTTCAGCGTTACCGCCAAAAAAGGTGAGACACTTGTGTTCTCATTTGTAGGTTATACCCAACAGGAGTTCGTACTTGGAGAGGCTACCACGGTGAATATCGTGCTCTCTGAAAAAGTAGGTTCTCTGGATGAAGTGGTTGTAACAGGTTACGCCACGCAGAAAAAGAAAGACCTGACAGGTGCTGTATCTGTTGTAAACGTAGACCAGATCAGCCGTCAGCCCACAGCACAGGTGAGCAATCAGTTACAGGGTCAGGTATCCGGTATCACTGTACTGGGTTCTGGTCAGCCGGGCCAGGAGCCGCAGGTGCGTATCCGTGGTGTAAATACGTTTGGTAACAACACGCCGCTGTACGTTATTGATGGTGTGCCTACGCAGAACATTGCAGATCTGAATCCCAATGACGTTGCATCCATGCAGGTACTGAAAGATGCGGGATCTGCATCTATTTATGGTGCAAGAGCTGCAAACGGCGTGGTAATCGTTACGACTAAACGCGGTAAAGCCGATGGTAAAGTGCGTGTTACTTATGACGGTTACTATGGTACACAACGTCCAAAAGGAGGTAATGTATGGGACATCCTCAATTCTCAGGAAATGGCTGATCTGAAATGGATGGCGCTCAAAAATACCAATCCGAATGTTGTTTATAATGATGGATTATATGGTACAGGCGCTACACCCAGACTGCCTGACTACATCGCTCCAGGTGGTCTGATGGAAGGAGATCCTAATGTAAATCCATCAAAATATTTTGTTGATCCTAACTACAAAACCCCTGCAGACCTGGATAAATTCTATCGTATTACCAGGGCTAATAAACAGGGTACAGACTGGTTCCATGAAATATTCAAACCAGCTTCTATTACGAGCCATAACATCTCTGTAGGTGGTGGCGGCGAACAGGGCGCTTATTTCCTGTCATTTAACTATTTTGATCAGAAAGGTACCTTACAGAATACTTATCTGAAACGTTACTCTATCCGTTCCAATAGTTATTACAATGTGAGCAAACATGTACGCATCGGTGAAAACATGGCCTTCTCCGTAATTGACAACCCCCGTATCACTGCTTTAACAGAAGGAAGTGGTATTGGTATGGCATTCCGCGAACAGCCTATCATTCCGGTACATGATATCAATGGTAATTTTGCCGGTTCGTTCAGTACAAATGGCGCGCAGTTGGGTAACGCCCGTAACCCGGTTGCTATACAGGACCGTACGAGGGATAACCGTGGTCTGATCAACCGTTTGCTGGGTAGCGTGTATGGAGAAGTAGACTTCCTTAAATATTTCACCTTCCGCACTACCTTCGGTGGAGAGATCTATTCAGGTTACACACATTCGTTCACATATCCTGAATACGAAAATGCAGAGAATAATAAAGTAAATTCATATACAGAAACGTCTATCAATAGCCGTAACTATACATGGACTAACGCATTGACCTACGCACAGACGATCAATTCGATCCATAATATCAAGGTTGTAGCAGGTACAGAGGCTTATGATAATCGTGACCGCTTTTTAACAGCAACTACGCAGAACTACTTCAGCTTCGATCCTGATTTTACTAATCTGGGTTCCGGTACTGGTACCATGAACCATAGCAGTACTAATGGTACGGATGGACTTTTCTCCATATTCGGAAGGTTAGATTACAGTCTGATGGATAAATATCTGTTAGGTGCAGTTGTTCGCCGTGACGGTTCCAGCAGGTTTGGTGCTAATTACCGCTATGGTTGGTTCCCGGCTGTCAGCGCAGGCTGGCGTATTTCACAGGAAGCTTTCCTGAAACAGGTATCCTGGATCTCAGACTTAAAGATCAGAGGTGGTTATGGCGTTATGGGGAATCAGCTCAACGTAACTCCTGCGAATGCATTTACCCAGTATGGTCTTAACAAGGGATCTTCTTTCTATGATATTGGTGGAACGTCGAATACCATTAACTCAGGTTTCTTACAGACTTACATCGGTAACCCGAACGCTAAGTGGGAAAACAATATCAATATGAATATTGGTATTGATGCGACGCTCTTTAAAGGTAAACTGGAAATCAACGCTGATTACTATCAGAAACGTGTGGAAGACCTGTTATTCAAACCTGAACTGGCTGCAACTGCCGGACGTCCGACACCTCCTGATGTGAACATTGCGGAAATGAAGAACCAGGGTATTGATCTCGGCATCAACCTGGTAAATCTTAATCTGTCAAAAGATCTGATCTTAACACTGGGTGCTACGTTTACAAGCTATTCCAACAAGATCGTGAATGTATCTGGTGATGCGCCGTACTTCGATCTGGAAGCACGTCGTTTCAACGGTAATTTCATTATCCGTAATGCGGTAGATCATCCGATTTCCAGTTTCTACGGTTATAAAACCGTTGGTTTCTGGAATTCTGCTCAGGAAGTTGCAACAGCAAATGATAATGCACAGAAAGCGACCAACAATCCTAATGCAGTTTACCAGACTGGTATTGGCGTGGGACGCTTCCGTTATCAGGATACAAACGGTGATGGTATCATCACTGAGGCGGACCGCACCTTCCTTGGTAACCCAAGCCCTGACTTCAGTTATGGTCTGAACATCGAACTGAAATATAAAGGCTTCGATTTCACGGCGTTCTTCTACGGTACGCAGGGTAATGAAATCTGGAATCAGGTACGCTGGTGGACTGACTTCTATCCATCTTTCGCAGGTGCGAAAAGTAAAACTGCGCTGTATGACTCATGGAGACCTGACCATCAGAATGCAAAAGCACCTATCCAGGAGAACGAAGGATCTTTCAGTACCAATACAGTTCCTAACTCTTTCCTCGTAGAAAATGGTTCTTATCTGCGTGCGAAGAACCTGATGTTAGGCTATACACTGCCAAAAGCATTGTTAAACCGCGTGGGTATTGAGAAATTCCGCATTTACGTACAGGCTGCAAACCTGTTCACTATTACCAAATACACGGGTATTGATCCTGAGATTACAGGTAGTACGCAGGCATTTGGTCTGGACGAGGGAGCTTATCCTAACCAACGTCAGTTCCTGGTGGGCGTTAATGTTGGCTTCTAA
- the prfH gene encoding peptide chain release factor H — MNKSIIQVTAGRGPEECSRVVARVVEMMMKDARGKALDITLLESTKGHLKGTLLSAVLLIQTGGISSNKTLEAFIQEWRGTIQWVAQSPFRKYHKRKNWFVGVEVFDVNKQQEWNLKDVKLESCRASGPGGQHVNKVETAVRGTHLPSGMQVLAMDSRSQLENKQLCLKRLEAKFMAWQMEQLLAKQQDQWQEHNELERGRAVKVITDKL; from the coding sequence ATGAACAAGTCAATTATACAGGTAACGGCCGGAAGAGGGCCGGAGGAATGTAGCAGAGTCGTGGCAAGGGTGGTAGAAATGATGATGAAGGATGCCCGTGGAAAAGCATTGGATATCACTTTACTGGAGAGCACAAAAGGACATCTGAAAGGAACTTTATTGTCGGCGGTATTACTGATTCAGACAGGCGGTATTTCAAGCAACAAGACCCTTGAAGCGTTTATACAGGAATGGCGGGGTACGATACAGTGGGTAGCGCAGAGTCCTTTCAGAAAATACCATAAACGAAAGAACTGGTTTGTGGGTGTGGAGGTCTTTGATGTGAATAAACAGCAGGAATGGAATCTGAAGGACGTGAAACTGGAATCATGCCGGGCGTCCGGACCTGGCGGTCAACATGTTAATAAGGTGGAGACGGCAGTACGCGGTACGCATCTGCCATCGGGTATGCAGGTACTGGCGATGGACAGCCGTTCACAGTTAGAGAACAAGCAGCTTTGTCTGAAAAGACTGGAAGCGAAGTTCATGGCCTGGCAGATGGAACAACTGCTGGCAAAACAGCAGGATCAGTGGCAGGAGCATAATGAGCTGGAAAGAGGACGGGCGGTGAAAGTCATTACAGATAAATTATGA
- a CDS encoding zeta toxin family protein, giving the protein MLPSILNCREFINADSIAAGLSPFNPENVALEAGRIMLQRIDHLLTEQSDFAFETTLSTRSYVSLVKRAKTLGYNVTLLYFWLSSPEFARQRVAERVETGGHNIPEDVIIRRYHRGIYNLVNLYIPICDEWLVLESMETPAEIIAKGNGVEKMIIKNDIWGNILTQSERHGK; this is encoded by the coding sequence GTGCTTCCAAGTATTCTTAATTGTCGCGAATTTATAAATGCGGATAGTATTGCTGCTGGTCTTTCTCCTTTTAATCCTGAAAATGTTGCTTTGGAAGCAGGAAGAATTATGTTGCAACGTATAGATCATTTGCTAACAGAACAATCGGACTTTGCATTTGAAACAACGTTATCAACGAGAAGTTATGTGTCATTGGTAAAAAGAGCAAAAACGTTGGGTTATAACGTAACGTTGTTATATTTCTGGTTGAGTTCTCCAGAATTTGCGAGACAGCGTGTTGCGGAACGAGTTGAAACAGGAGGACATAATATTCCGGAAGATGTAATCATACGCAGGTATCATAGGGGAATTTACAATTTGGTAAATTTGTATATACCTATTTGTGACGAATGGTTAGTGCTTGAAAGTATGGAAACTCCAGCAGAGATTATAGCCAAGGGAAATGGAGTTGAAAAAATGATTATAAAAAACGATATTTGGGGGAATATTTTAACGCAAAGTGAGCGCCATGGAAAATAA
- a CDS encoding RtcB family protein — protein MGNLRTKELSKIGYTNDRARSLVINTISKHFKHHTKEQLLTLLAAVKATPEQYLSDEVLGKIAATFIDHEEVCHHQEFALLEQTGRLKIYGAKEIEHGAKKQMELAMSLPVTVQGALMPDAHTGYGLPIGGVLATANAVVPYAVGVDIGCRMALSIFDEGESFIKRFGYQMKMALKEWTHFGMEGGLEVAQEHAVLDDPAFQSTEMLRKLQAKAARQLGSSGSGNHFVEFGMITLAEGNSLGLPAKEYVALLSHSGSRGLGANVAMHYTKIAMDTCKLPREAQQLAWLDMNSEAGQEYWLSMQLAGDYAKACHDRIHINLAKALGMERLATIENHHNFAWEDTLADGRKVIVHRKGATPAHKGELGIIPGSMTTAAYLVSGKGEEQALYSASHGAGRAMSRKRARESMTVSALKKMLAAANVTLIGGSVEENPLAYKDIESVIGAQEELVAMEGRFLPRIVRMHKE, from the coding sequence ATGGGCAATTTACGCACAAAAGAACTGAGTAAAATCGGTTATACAAATGACCGTGCAAGAAGTCTGGTCATTAATACAATTTCAAAACATTTTAAGCATCATACGAAGGAGCAGTTGCTCACATTGCTGGCAGCTGTGAAAGCTACGCCTGAACAATATCTCAGTGATGAAGTACTCGGTAAGATAGCCGCTACTTTTATTGATCATGAGGAGGTGTGTCATCACCAGGAATTTGCTTTACTGGAGCAGACCGGCAGGTTGAAAATATATGGTGCGAAGGAGATAGAGCATGGCGCCAAAAAACAAATGGAGCTGGCCATGTCATTACCCGTGACGGTACAGGGCGCATTGATGCCGGATGCGCATACCGGTTATGGTTTGCCGATCGGAGGTGTACTGGCTACTGCAAATGCAGTTGTACCCTATGCTGTTGGTGTGGATATTGGTTGCCGTATGGCTTTGTCCATTTTTGATGAAGGTGAGAGTTTTATCAAACGCTTTGGTTATCAGATGAAGATGGCATTAAAGGAATGGACGCACTTCGGTATGGAAGGCGGACTGGAAGTAGCGCAGGAACATGCGGTGCTGGATGATCCGGCGTTTCAGTCGACCGAGATGCTGCGAAAGCTGCAGGCAAAAGCGGCACGTCAGCTGGGAAGTTCCGGTAGTGGTAATCACTTCGTGGAATTTGGTATGATCACCTTAGCGGAAGGCAATTCGCTTGGATTGCCGGCAAAGGAGTATGTAGCGTTGTTATCACATTCCGGCAGTCGTGGTTTAGGCGCGAATGTAGCGATGCATTATACGAAGATCGCGATGGATACCTGTAAGTTGCCAAGAGAAGCGCAGCAGCTGGCCTGGCTGGATATGAACAGTGAAGCAGGGCAGGAATACTGGCTGAGTATGCAGCTGGCGGGAGATTATGCCAAAGCCTGCCATGACAGGATCCATATCAATCTGGCGAAGGCTTTGGGTATGGAGCGCTTAGCTACCATTGAAAATCACCACAATTTTGCGTGGGAAGATACGCTGGCGGATGGCCGTAAGGTGATTGTTCACCGTAAGGGGGCTACGCCGGCACATAAAGGAGAACTGGGTATTATTCCTGGTAGTATGACAACGGCGGCCTACCTGGTGTCCGGAAAGGGTGAAGAGCAGGCATTGTATTCTGCTTCACACGGAGCAGGTAGGGCAATGAGCCGTAAGCGTGCAAGAGAGAGCATGACGGTATCGGCCTTAAAGAAGATGCTGGCGGCGGCGAATGTTACGCTGATCGGCGGTAGTGTGGAAGAGAACCCGCTGGCCTATAAGGACATAGAAAGTGTGATCGGCGCACAGGAAGAACTGGTGGCGATGGAAGGACGATTCCTGCCCCGTATTGTAAGAATGCATAAAGAGTAG
- a CDS encoding transmembrane 220 family protein, translated as MKIFNIVWCILFIIFAGLQYNDPDPYVWVPIYLFGAGCCFLAARGRFYRKAYIFGIFIYLAYAAYLFFDKNGVIDWATEHHGENIAETMKAGKPWIEETREFFGLFILIVVLLTNYFYAGRKKA; from the coding sequence ATGAAAATATTCAACATTGTCTGGTGTATCCTGTTCATCATTTTCGCCGGACTCCAATACAATGATCCGGATCCATATGTATGGGTACCGATTTACCTGTTTGGTGCGGGTTGTTGTTTCCTCGCTGCAAGAGGACGTTTTTACAGGAAGGCATATATCTTCGGCATCTTCATCTACCTCGCATATGCCGCTTATCTCTTCTTTGATAAAAATGGTGTGATCGACTGGGCGACAGAACATCATGGGGAAAACATCGCCGAAACAATGAAGGCAGGTAAACCATGGATAGAAGAAACCCGGGAATTCTTCGGTTTGTTCATCCTCATCGTTGTCTTACTGACCAACTACTTTTACGCAGGAAGAAAGAAAGCATAA
- a CDS encoding ribosomal protein L7/L12, whose product MKRLLPFILALSSCTLSQQDKGKLLSEKYCGSCHLPVAPAMLDKATWTQHVLPAMAPKLGIGVWQGSGYYVKPGKGVNISIEDWNAIVAFYKELAPEKLEAAKAPQPLAEDLKLFEIQVAGPEGSPSEVVLTETGPDKITLVKQVKAETELGLVDSKRLVDGVPNVIKRGITREAAVALKARLEAIGAKAEIRDMLGIVTATTTMVNINPFTGELYSSSEHSGTLFRWDSALHSHKAIKLQSAAVDLNWRAADTGLLTCIGNLRAVDVAQGMLWEIHPSQPEAAQVKTIGMGLPRPVQSIGADFDRDGRMDYLVCGFGHDYGGLYVLQQTAEDDYKKLPVWEVPGAIHSEVADFDKDGWPDIMTLFAYADEGIWLFLNDHKGGFKQQQLLRFPPLNGSTSFQVVDMNKDGLPDILYTSGDNGDYSMELKPFHGVYLYLNKGDFHFEKEWFYPVNGCTKAVAADFDSDGDPDIASIAFFADLKDHPGEKFILFRQEKPLQFTPHTMPELKKAGRWICMDVGDFDRDGDPDIVLGNYSKGFMIQDGFRPDWNVNTPLVLLRNNSK is encoded by the coding sequence TTGAAACGACTACTCCCTTTCATTCTCGCACTATCCTCCTGTACACTTTCCCAACAGGATAAAGGCAAACTTCTTTCTGAAAAATATTGCGGCAGTTGTCACCTGCCGGTCGCCCCTGCGATGCTGGATAAAGCCACCTGGACACAGCATGTGTTACCGGCGATGGCGCCCAAACTGGGCATCGGCGTCTGGCAGGGCAGTGGCTATTATGTGAAGCCAGGGAAGGGCGTGAATATCAGTATTGAGGACTGGAATGCGATTGTGGCATTTTATAAGGAACTGGCGCCTGAAAAGCTGGAGGCGGCTAAAGCCCCGCAGCCATTGGCGGAAGATCTGAAATTGTTTGAGATACAGGTGGCCGGACCGGAAGGATCGCCCAGCGAGGTGGTACTGACGGAGACCGGGCCTGATAAAATAACGCTTGTGAAGCAGGTAAAGGCCGAGACGGAGCTGGGGTTGGTAGACAGCAAGCGATTGGTAGATGGCGTGCCTAATGTCATTAAAAGAGGCATTACAAGGGAAGCGGCGGTAGCACTGAAAGCCCGCTTGGAGGCAATTGGCGCTAAAGCAGAGATCAGGGATATGTTAGGGATCGTGACGGCGACTACAACGATGGTGAATATCAATCCTTTTACAGGGGAGTTATATTCTTCTTCTGAACATAGTGGTACTTTGTTCCGCTGGGATTCGGCTTTGCATAGTCATAAGGCGATCAAACTACAATCGGCAGCGGTGGACCTGAACTGGCGGGCAGCGGATACAGGCTTGCTGACCTGTATCGGCAATTTAAGGGCGGTAGATGTGGCGCAGGGCATGTTGTGGGAGATACATCCTTCCCAGCCGGAGGCTGCACAGGTAAAAACGATCGGTATGGGGCTTCCACGTCCGGTACAGAGTATAGGAGCTGATTTTGACAGGGATGGCCGTATGGATTACCTGGTATGTGGATTCGGACATGATTATGGTGGATTGTATGTTTTGCAGCAAACGGCAGAAGACGATTATAAAAAGTTGCCGGTATGGGAAGTACCGGGTGCTATTCATTCGGAGGTAGCTGATTTTGATAAAGATGGCTGGCCGGATATCATGACTTTGTTTGCTTATGCAGATGAAGGGATATGGTTGTTTTTGAATGATCACAAGGGTGGCTTTAAACAGCAGCAGCTATTGCGTTTTCCTCCATTGAATGGTTCCACCAGTTTTCAGGTGGTGGATATGAACAAAGACGGATTACCGGACATCCTGTATACATCTGGTGATAATGGTGATTATTCTATGGAGCTGAAGCCATTTCATGGCGTGTATTTATACCTCAATAAAGGCGACTTCCATTTCGAAAAGGAATGGTTTTACCCGGTCAACGGATGTACAAAGGCAGTGGCTGCTGATTTTGACAGCGATGGCGATCCGGACATTGCAAGTATTGCATTTTTTGCTGATCTGAAGGATCATCCGGGAGAGAAATTCATACTTTTCAGACAGGAGAAGCCCCTGCAATTTACGCCTCATACGATGCCGGAACTGAAAAAAGCAGGGCGTTGGATCTGTATGGATGTGGGTGATTTTGACCGGGATGGAGACCCTGATATTGTGCTGGGAAACTATTCAAAAGGGTTCATGATTCAGGATGGTTTCCGGCCTGACTGGAATGTTAACACACCCCTTGTATTGCTTAGAAATAATTCAAAATGA
- a CDS encoding RagB/SusD family nutrient uptake outer membrane protein, translated as MKRQFLKSKYIIVAAVVAGGLFFDACSKSFLERVPQGSLTDTDVSTKAGIGELLIGAYAALDGQQQDVAAIGGGGPWEAAPSNWIYGSVAGGDAHKGSDATDQPPISLIATGQFDASNGFFNTKWKVLFDGVTRTNVILSLLPNVTDMTASEKSQVEAEAKFLRGHYYFELKKMFNKVPWVDETMLVDYKQPNNTDIWPKIEADFQFAYETLPPTQSQIGRANKWAAGTYLAKTYVYQKKWANAKTLFDLITTQGVTAKGDRYALTNRFEDNFDAATKNNSESVFAIQMSANNGSGQISNGNQGEMLNFPYNSPFGCCGFYQPTQDLANSYRTNAEGLPFLDDANDHPLKSDMKVLSTAPFTPDTAPVDPRLDWTVGRRGIPFLDWGNHPGRSWVRDQDYAGPYAPKKNVYWQYNQDKYKDPNSWAPGSAINLVLIRYADVLLLAAETEAELGNLNAAQTYVNQVRTRAANPQSAVYKYTNDANPMGGFSTTPAANYVVANYPAGRFAAQGQAYALKAIRFERKLELAMEGQRYFDIVRWGTANAEMTKFFAYESKITTDLGGAKFVAPRNEYYPVPQRQIDLSMKAGAKTLEQNTGY; from the coding sequence ATGAAAAGACAATTCTTGAAATCAAAATATATAATCGTTGCAGCCGTAGTAGCCGGAGGGCTGTTCTTCGATGCGTGTAGCAAAAGTTTTCTGGAACGTGTTCCACAAGGCTCTCTCACGGATACTGATGTGTCAACCAAAGCTGGTATAGGCGAATTGCTCATTGGCGCATATGCCGCCCTGGATGGTCAGCAGCAGGATGTTGCTGCGATTGGTGGCGGTGGCCCGTGGGAAGCTGCTCCAAGCAACTGGATCTATGGGAGTGTTGCTGGTGGTGATGCACACAAGGGTAGTGATGCGACTGACCAGCCGCCTATCAGCCTTATCGCTACCGGTCAGTTTGATGCCAGTAATGGTTTCTTCAATACGAAGTGGAAAGTATTGTTTGATGGTGTGACTCGTACTAATGTGATTTTATCATTGTTGCCTAATGTCACTGATATGACGGCATCCGAAAAATCGCAGGTGGAAGCAGAAGCTAAATTTCTGCGCGGTCACTATTATTTTGAGCTGAAAAAAATGTTTAATAAAGTGCCTTGGGTGGATGAGACGATGCTGGTGGATTATAAACAACCAAATAATACGGACATCTGGCCAAAGATTGAAGCAGATTTCCAGTTCGCTTATGAAACACTGCCGCCTACACAGTCTCAGATAGGTCGTGCAAATAAGTGGGCTGCGGGTACTTATCTGGCGAAAACCTATGTATACCAGAAAAAATGGGCTAACGCCAAGACGCTTTTTGATCTGATCACCACACAGGGTGTTACTGCTAAAGGCGATCGTTATGCATTGACCAACAGATTCGAAGACAACTTTGATGCTGCTACAAAAAACAACTCAGAGTCAGTTTTTGCTATCCAGATGTCTGCCAACAATGGTTCTGGTCAGATCTCTAACGGTAACCAGGGTGAAATGCTGAACTTTCCTTACAACAGTCCATTCGGTTGTTGCGGATTTTATCAGCCGACACAGGACCTGGCTAATTCTTACCGTACAAATGCAGAAGGACTGCCATTCCTGGATGATGCAAACGATCATCCGCTGAAGAGCGATATGAAAGTACTCTCTACAGCACCATTTACGCCAGATACAGCGCCGGTAGACCCTCGTCTGGACTGGACAGTAGGTCGTCGTGGTATTCCTTTCCTGGACTGGGGTAATCACCCTGGCCGTAGCTGGGTGCGTGATCAGGACTACGCAGGTCCTTATGCGCCTAAAAAGAATGTGTACTGGCAGTATAACCAGGATAAGTATAAAGATCCTAACTCCTGGGCGCCTGGTTCTGCGATCAACCTGGTGTTGATCCGTTATGCAGATGTGTTGTTGCTGGCAGCTGAAACAGAAGCTGAACTGGGCAACCTGAATGCAGCGCAGACCTATGTAAATCAGGTGCGTACAAGAGCTGCAAACCCACAAAGTGCCGTGTATAAATATACGAATGACGCTAATCCGATGGGCGGTTTCTCTACTACACCAGCTGCAAACTATGTGGTAGCTAATTATCCGGCGGGCCGTTTTGCTGCACAAGGGCAAGCCTATGCGTTGAAGGCCATCCGTTTTGAACGTAAACTGGAACTGGCTATGGAAGGTCAGCGTTACTTCGACATCGTTCGCTGGGGTACCGCGAATGCAGAGATGACTAAGTTCTTTGCATATGAATCCAAGATCACGACTGACCTGGGAGGAGCTAAATTTGTAGCGCCACGTAATGAGTATTATCCTGTTCCTCAGCGTCAGATTGACCTGAGTATGAAGGCTGGTGCGAAAACACTGGAACAGAATACCGGATACTAA